Proteins encoded by one window of Arabidopsis thaliana chromosome 2, partial sequence:
- a CDS encoding Pectin lyase-like superfamily protein, with translation MANNISFPCAIIFFSINIFFLIKSSHAMPSFNVQRYGARGDGRADATKSFLTAWSLACGSRARAMVYVPRGTYLVKNLVFWGPCKNIITFKNDGTLVAPANYWDIGNSGYWILFAKVNRISVYGGTIDARGAGYWSCRKKGSHCPQGARSISFSWCNNVLLSGLSSFNSQNMHVTVHHSSNVRIENVRIRAPSGSPNTDGIHVQSSSGVTISGGTIATGDDCIALSQGSRNIWIERVNCGPGHGISIGSLGDYANEEGVQNVTVTSSVFTKTQNGVRIKTWARPSRGFVNNVVFRNLIMNNVENPVIIDQNYCPNGKGCPRQVYNLVNLA, from the exons ATGGCCAACAACATCTCCTTTCCTTGCGCcatcatatttttctctatcaatattttcttcttaatcaaGTCATCACACGCAATGCCATCGTTTAACGTCCAAAGGTACGGAGCTAGAGGTGATGGGAGAGCAGATGCGACCAAGTCCTTTTTGACAGCTTGGTCATTAGCCTGCGGCTCACGGGCTCGAGCCATGGTCTACGTTCCCCGTGGAACATATTTGGTCAAAAACCTAGTCTTTTGGGGTCCTTGCAAGAACATTATAACTTTCAAAAACGATGGAACACTCGTGGCTCCAGCGAACTACTGGGATATAGGTAATTCCGGTTATTGGATTCTTTTCGCTAAAGTAAACCGGATCTCGGTTTACGGTGGCACCATTGATGCTAGAGGAGCTGGTTATTGGTCTTGTAGAAAGAAAGGTAGTCATTGTCCTCAAGGTGCAAGG TCTATATCGTTCAGCTGGTGCAATAACGTTCTACTAAGTGGTCTATCGTCGTTTAATAGCCAGAATATGCACGTCACGGTTCATCATTCTTCTAATGTTCGGATTGAAAACGTAAGAATTAGGGCTCCAAGTGGAAGCCCTAACACCGATGGTATCCACGTACAGTCTTCTTCTGGAGTCACCATTAGTGGCGGAACCATTGCGACCGGTGATGACTGCATTGCACTTAGTCAAGGATCTAGGAACATTTGGATCGAACGTGTCAATTGTGGACCGGGACATGGAATCAG CATTGGGAGTCTTGGGGATTACGCTAATGAGGAAGGTGTGCAAAATGTAACCGTTACGAGCTCTGTTTTCACCAAGACGCAGAACGGAGTAAGAATAAAGACATGGGCTAGGCCTAGCAGAGGGTTTGTGAATAATGTGGTATTTCGAAATTTGATAATGAATAATGTTGAAAATCCGGTGATAATCGATCAAAACTATTGTCCTAATGGAAAAGGTTGTCCTCGCCAGGTATATAATCTAGTCAATTTAGCTTAA
- a CDS encoding Pectin lyase-like superfamily protein (Pectin lyase-like superfamily protein; FUNCTIONS IN: polygalacturonase activity; INVOLVED IN: carbohydrate metabolic process; LOCATED IN: endomembrane system; EXPRESSED IN: root, carpel; EXPRESSED DURING: 4 anthesis; CONTAINS InterPro DOMAIN/s: Pectin lyase fold/virulence factor (InterPro:IPR011050), Pectin lyase fold (InterPro:IPR012334), Glycoside hydrolase, family 28 (InterPro:IPR000743), Parallel beta-helix repeat (InterPro:IPR006626); BEST Arabidopsis thaliana protein match is: Pectin lyase-like superfamily protein (TAIR:AT2G43890.1); Has 4195 Blast hits to 4175 proteins in 547 species: Archae - 4; Bacteria - 1296; Metazoa - 14; Fungi - 1271; Plants - 1481; Viruses - 2; Other Eukaryotes - 127 (source: NCBI BLink).) yields MANNISFPCAIIFFSINIFFLIKSSHAMPSFNVQRYGARGDGRADATKSFLTAWSLACGSRARAMVYVPRGTYLVKNLVFWGPCKNIITFKNDGTLVAPANYWDIGNSGYWILFAKVNRISVYGGTIDARGAGYWSCRKKGSHCPQGARSISFSWCNNVLLSGLSSFNSQNMHVTVHHSSNVRIENVRIRAPSGSPNTDGIHVQSSSGVTISGGTIATGDDCIALSQGSRNIWIERVNCGPGHGISIGSLGDYANEEGVQNVTVTSSVFTKTQNGVRIKTWARPSRGFVNNVVFRNLIMNNVENPVIIDQNYCPNGKGCPRQSSGVKISGVTFANIKGTSTTPIAMKLDCSGSNHCTGLRLQDIKLTYMRRSSASYCRNAHGRASGVMVPRNCM; encoded by the exons ATGGCCAACAACATCTCCTTTCCTTGCGCcatcatatttttctctatcaatattttcttcttaatcaaGTCATCACACGCAATGCCATCGTTTAACGTCCAAAGGTACGGAGCTAGAGGTGATGGGAGAGCAGATGCGACCAAGTCCTTTTTGACAGCTTGGTCATTAGCCTGCGGCTCACGGGCTCGAGCCATGGTCTACGTTCCCCGTGGAACATATTTGGTCAAAAACCTAGTCTTTTGGGGTCCTTGCAAGAACATTATAACTTTCAAAAACGATGGAACACTCGTGGCTCCAGCGAACTACTGGGATATAGGTAATTCCGGTTATTGGATTCTTTTCGCTAAAGTAAACCGGATCTCGGTTTACGGTGGCACCATTGATGCTAGAGGAGCTGGTTATTGGTCTTGTAGAAAGAAAGGTAGTCATTGTCCTCAAGGTGCAAGG TCTATATCGTTCAGCTGGTGCAATAACGTTCTACTAAGTGGTCTATCGTCGTTTAATAGCCAGAATATGCACGTCACGGTTCATCATTCTTCTAATGTTCGGATTGAAAACGTAAGAATTAGGGCTCCAAGTGGAAGCCCTAACACCGATGGTATCCACGTACAGTCTTCTTCTGGAGTCACCATTAGTGGCGGAACCATTGCGACCGGTGATGACTGCATTGCACTTAGTCAAGGATCTAGGAACATTTGGATCGAACGTGTCAATTGTGGACCGGGACATGGAATCAG CATTGGGAGTCTTGGGGATTACGCTAATGAGGAAGGTGTGCAAAATGTAACCGTTACGAGCTCTGTTTTCACCAAGACGCAGAACGGAGTAAGAATAAAGACATGGGCTAGGCCTAGCAGAGGGTTTGTGAATAATGTGGTATTTCGAAATTTGATAATGAATAATGTTGAAAATCCGGTGATAATCGATCAAAACTATTGTCCTAATGGAAAAGGTTGTCCTCGCCAG AGCTCTGGAGTGAAGATAAGTGGAGTGACTTTTGCAAACATAAAGGGGACATCAACAACACCAATAGCAATGAAGTTGGATTGTAGTGGAAGCAATCATTGCACAGGGCTTAGGTTACAAGACATTAAGCTTACTTACATGAGAAGATCATCAGCTTCTTATTGTAGGAACGCCCATGGACGAGCCTCTGGAGTTATGGTTCCAAGGAATTGTATGTGA